In bacterium, a single window of DNA contains:
- the dch_2 gene encoding Cyclohexa-1,5-dienecarbonyl-CoA hydratase yields MTTAATLDPVHLDLQHEGALAVVTLSGPPGNVLDLPMMQALSTTLTALSAQPALRAVVLTGAGKHFSFGASVPEHLPERVGTMLPSFHQLMLQVLKFPVPVMAAIRGACLGGGLELALVCHRIVGTAECRLGQPEITLGVFAPVASVLLASRIGQARAEDLCLTGRVIEAPTALAWGLLDDVTDDPVAASIDWAVAHYLPRSAVALRHAMRALRWQLIQQMQQLLPLLEHAYLNELMATADATEGLQAFLEKRSPLWRHE; encoded by the coding sequence ATGACCACCGCCGCCACCCTGGACCCGGTCCATCTCGACCTTCAGCACGAAGGCGCACTGGCCGTCGTGACGTTGTCAGGACCGCCCGGCAATGTCCTCGATCTTCCAATGATGCAGGCGCTGTCGACCACCCTGACAGCACTGAGCGCCCAGCCTGCCCTGCGGGCCGTGGTCCTCACCGGCGCGGGGAAGCACTTTTCTTTTGGAGCCAGCGTACCGGAGCATCTGCCAGAGCGTGTCGGCACCATGCTGCCGAGTTTTCACCAGCTGATGCTGCAGGTGCTGAAGTTTCCGGTGCCGGTCATGGCCGCGATCCGGGGGGCCTGCCTGGGTGGTGGGCTGGAGCTGGCACTGGTTTGCCACCGGATCGTGGGAACTGCGGAGTGCCGACTGGGGCAGCCGGAAATCACGCTCGGCGTCTTTGCACCGGTCGCATCCGTACTCCTCGCCTCCCGGATTGGACAGGCCCGGGCGGAGGATCTCTGTCTCACCGGCCGTGTCATTGAGGCGCCAACCGCCCTCGCCTGGGGACTGCTTGACGACGTCACCGATGATCCGGTCGCCGCCTCGATTGACTGGGCTGTCGCCCACTACCTCCCCCGCTCAGCGGTCGCTCTGCGTCATGCCATGCGGGCGCTCCGCTGGCAGCTGATTCAGCAGATGCAGCAGCTCTTGCCGCTGCTGGAACATGCCTACCTCAACGAACTCATGGCCACGGCTGATGCCACCGAGGGGTTGCAGGCGTTTCTGGAAAAGCGATCCCCACTCTGGAGGCATGAATGA
- the bcrA gene encoding Benzoyl-CoA reductase subunit A produces the protein MDYCVGIDLGSTTTKAVVIADTGAILGRGITNSRSSYDAACQVALTEALINTRFGLIKEGLPPSALAELDTFELAFRQAQYRQQLDLLRTTLHQVCTDLQLDAVYHGAIDSILEQMEAEAPALYAPGASRKSDFFRDLGGSRYLQLAERIARQTQLPYDLLVGLFDKAILLVENTVDAAAEFGPLSAMALSLVPDASEALRREVDRVAALELVQEASVGTGYGRQKLPFPEKQIRSEILCHGLGAHAMFPGTRTVLDIGGQDTKAIQVDEAGIVTSFQMNDRCAAGCGRYLGYIADEMNLGLHELGPIAEASRRPVRINSTCTVFAGAELRERLSLGEEREDILAGLHRAIILRALSLLARSGGVEDEFTFTGGVARNPAAVKALRQLIEDNYGSRQMNISPDSIYTGALGAALFALRSTAQAA, from the coding sequence ATGGACTACTGTGTCGGCATTGACCTCGGCTCCACGACGACAAAAGCGGTCGTGATAGCTGATACCGGGGCGATCCTCGGACGGGGGATCACCAACAGTCGCTCCAGCTATGACGCGGCGTGTCAGGTCGCACTCACTGAAGCACTGATCAACACCCGCTTCGGTCTGATCAAAGAGGGTCTGCCACCCTCAGCCCTTGCCGAACTCGACACCTTCGAATTGGCGTTTCGCCAGGCGCAGTATCGACAGCAGCTCGACCTGCTCCGAACCACGCTTCATCAGGTCTGTACCGACCTGCAACTGGATGCCGTCTACCACGGCGCTATCGACTCCATCCTGGAGCAAATGGAAGCCGAAGCCCCTGCCCTCTATGCCCCCGGAGCCAGCCGCAAGAGCGACTTCTTCCGGGACCTCGGAGGAAGCCGATATCTGCAGCTCGCTGAGCGCATCGCACGGCAGACGCAGCTCCCCTACGACCTGCTCGTTGGGCTCTTCGACAAAGCAATTCTGCTGGTCGAGAACACGGTGGATGCCGCGGCGGAGTTTGGGCCGCTGTCGGCGATGGCACTCTCTTTGGTTCCGGACGCCTCAGAGGCATTGCGACGGGAAGTCGACCGGGTCGCGGCGCTGGAGCTCGTCCAGGAGGCGAGTGTCGGGACAGGCTATGGCCGGCAAAAGCTCCCGTTCCCGGAAAAGCAGATTCGTTCTGAGATTCTGTGTCACGGTCTCGGGGCACATGCCATGTTTCCCGGCACCCGGACGGTCCTCGACATCGGCGGACAGGACACCAAAGCCATCCAGGTCGATGAGGCGGGCATCGTCACCAGCTTTCAGATGAACGACCGCTGTGCCGCAGGCTGCGGACGCTATCTCGGTTACATCGCCGATGAGATGAACCTGGGCCTGCATGAGCTTGGCCCGATCGCCGAGGCTTCGCGCAGGCCTGTCCGGATCAACTCCACCTGCACGGTGTTCGCGGGGGCGGAATTGCGTGAGCGGCTCTCCCTGGGTGAGGAGCGCGAGGACATCCTCGCCGGATTGCATCGCGCCATCATCCTGCGAGCACTCTCACTCCTTGCCCGGTCCGGCGGAGTCGAGGATGAGTTCACTTTTACCGGTGGAGTCGCCCGCAATCCTGCCGCCGTGAAAGCCCTTCGCCAGTTGATCGAGGACAACTACGGGTCCCGGCAGATGAACATCTCGCCGGACTCCATCTACACCGGAGCGCTGGGGGCAGCCCTGTTCGCGCTTCGCAGCACCGCGCAGGCGGCCTGA
- the fabG_1 gene encoding 3-oxoacyl-[acyl-carrier-protein] reductase FabG codes for MKTDAAPWTFAGQRMLVIGGGGGIGQTICAGLLAAGAEVWCLDHPAVSVPAGTQPLPCDLADPAAIHAALGTLAASTAHLDGLIHAAGITRDGVLWKLTPDDWSSVMRVNLDSAYHALHAALPLLRLSPQGRVVLITSINGERGKRGQSNYAASKAGLIGLARSLAREVGPLGIRVNCVAPGFIKTPLTASLPEAVRDAAIAETALGRLGEPADVAHAVLFLLSAYSRHITGQVLRVDGGQLMA; via the coding sequence ATGAAAACTGACGCCGCCCCCTGGACCTTCGCCGGTCAACGGATGTTGGTGATCGGCGGCGGCGGAGGCATTGGGCAGACCATTTGTGCCGGCCTGCTGGCGGCGGGAGCCGAGGTCTGGTGTCTGGATCATCCTGCCGTATCCGTGCCTGCGGGCACGCAGCCACTCCCCTGTGATCTGGCCGATCCTGCAGCGATTCACGCGGCGTTGGGCACGCTTGCCGCTTCCACCGCGCACCTCGATGGACTGATCCACGCGGCAGGGATCACCCGCGATGGCGTCCTCTGGAAGCTGACACCCGATGACTGGTCCAGCGTGATGCGCGTAAATCTCGACTCCGCCTACCACGCCCTGCACGCCGCGCTGCCGCTCCTGCGTCTGAGCCCACAGGGACGGGTAGTCCTAATCACCTCCATCAATGGGGAGCGGGGCAAGCGCGGACAATCGAACTACGCCGCCAGCAAAGCGGGACTCATCGGCCTGGCGCGGTCGCTGGCACGCGAGGTCGGTCCGCTGGGAATCCGGGTGAACTGTGTCGCCCCGGGGTTCATCAAGACTCCACTCACGGCTTCCCTGCCGGAAGCAGTCCGCGACGCGGCCATTGCGGAGACCGCCCTGGGCCGACTCGGCGAGCCCGCCGATGTCGCTCATGCGGTTCTCTTTCTCCTTTCTGCATACAGCCGCCACATTACGGGGCAGGTGCTCCGGGTCGATGGCGGACAGCTGATGGCGTGA
- the bcrB gene encoding Benzoyl-CoA reductase subunit B encodes MSTSPPVVQKDSSQIRQKEMIAAHFHRLALSPETGENNVYTFVPGNLTELIRAFDLLPVLPEINALQSGMRGKSREYIALAEKAGHSEDVCTYVKCDLGMMKSGNIGPTGERLPDPDLLLLSYTGCFTFLKWFEILQQEYKAPVVMLHVPYQGDGTITPHMRDYVVEQLRDKVIPALEEISGQAYDEAKLKGLLARSRQAEDDLVWVLQSARHRPSPIDAYFGAVYYVGPIFSAFRGTEEAVGYYRALREEVEERMAAGLGPVTPEGQLAEERYRVVVEGPPNWTSFREFWQMFVDEGAVVVASTYTKVGGTYDFGFRHDPEHPLETLADYCLGCYTNLNFPSRIDMLCRYIEEYQADGFLINSVKSCNSFSAGQLLILREVERRTGRPGGFIESDLVDPRYFSPANIKNRLESYFQMLDQKRSGGH; translated from the coding sequence ATGAGCACTTCCCCACCCGTCGTGCAGAAGGACTCCAGCCAGATTCGCCAGAAGGAGATGATTGCGGCGCACTTCCATCGTCTGGCGCTCTCCCCGGAGACCGGCGAGAACAACGTGTACACCTTCGTCCCCGGCAATCTGACCGAGCTCATCCGGGCCTTTGATCTGCTGCCGGTCCTGCCGGAAATCAATGCGCTGCAGTCAGGGATGCGGGGGAAGAGTCGCGAGTACATCGCGCTGGCGGAAAAAGCTGGCCACTCCGAAGATGTCTGCACCTATGTGAAGTGCGATCTGGGCATGATGAAGTCCGGCAACATCGGGCCCACCGGCGAGCGGCTGCCCGACCCCGACCTCCTGCTGCTCTCCTACACCGGCTGCTTCACTTTCCTCAAGTGGTTCGAGATTCTGCAGCAGGAATACAAAGCCCCCGTGGTGATGCTCCATGTCCCCTATCAGGGCGATGGAACCATCACCCCTCACATGCGGGACTATGTGGTGGAGCAGCTCCGGGACAAAGTGATTCCTGCCCTCGAAGAGATCTCAGGGCAAGCCTATGATGAAGCCAAACTGAAAGGCCTCCTCGCCAGGTCCCGCCAGGCGGAGGACGATCTGGTCTGGGTCCTCCAGTCCGCCCGCCATCGCCCCTCGCCCATCGATGCCTACTTTGGGGCGGTCTACTACGTCGGCCCCATCTTCAGTGCCTTTCGGGGTACTGAAGAAGCGGTCGGCTATTACCGTGCCCTGCGGGAAGAAGTCGAAGAGCGCATGGCTGCCGGTCTGGGACCGGTGACACCGGAAGGACAGCTGGCGGAAGAGCGTTATCGGGTGGTAGTGGAGGGTCCGCCAAACTGGACCAGCTTCCGTGAGTTCTGGCAGATGTTCGTCGATGAAGGTGCGGTGGTGGTCGCCTCCACCTACACCAAAGTCGGTGGCACCTATGACTTTGGTTTCCGCCACGATCCGGAGCACCCGCTGGAGACCCTCGCTGATTACTGTCTGGGGTGCTACACGAATCTCAACTTTCCCAGTCGCATCGACATGCTCTGCCGGTACATCGAGGAATACCAGGCCGATGGATTTCTCATTAACTCCGTGAAGAGCTGTAACTCCTTCAGCGCGGGACAGTTACTCATTCTGCGGGAGGTGGAGCGACGCACCGGCCGGCCCGGCGGCTTCATTGAAAGTGACCTGGTCGACCCCCGGTACTTCTCTCCCGCCAATATCAAGAACCGGCTGGAGTCGTACTTCCAGATGCTGGACCAAAAGCGGAGCGGAGGTCACTGA
- the bcrC gene encoding Benzoyl-CoA reductase subunit C, translating to MSTAAPPLSARQQFLRRAEDCYRDYSLQSVQDWKAATGGLAIGYMPIYIPRELLHSQGVLPVGLMGGGDDLEIIRGDAYYQSYICHIPRSTIELGLNGSLDPLDGMLFPAICDVIRNLSGMWKLLFPDKFAMYLDVPQDFHRLRGGRFWRQELEQLASQLTACGARPYDPDALRESLALYNTNRRLVQALYDLRIREPWRVPTSELYPLLRAGMVLPVETFTSWLEEFYQLLLADDTCRPMDQARVLLTGSFCEQPPLGLIRTLERAGCYIVDDDFAIIHRWLQHDIPLEGDPLENLANAFLEDAMASPTRYIDEAVKGAELVQRVQASRAEGVLFCAPSFCDPALLDQPMTVAAIEAAGIPWTAFKYSENTGQFQVIREQAGTFADALKLWSGH from the coding sequence ATGAGTACTGCAGCCCCCCCGCTGTCGGCCCGACAGCAGTTTTTGCGACGAGCCGAGGACTGTTACCGCGATTACTCCCTGCAGAGCGTGCAGGACTGGAAGGCGGCAACCGGAGGCCTCGCCATCGGCTACATGCCGATCTACATCCCGCGGGAGTTACTGCATTCCCAGGGTGTCCTGCCCGTGGGACTCATGGGGGGGGGCGATGACCTGGAGATCATCCGTGGGGATGCCTACTACCAGTCTTACATCTGCCACATTCCCCGCAGCACGATTGAACTGGGGCTCAATGGCTCGCTGGATCCCCTGGATGGCATGCTCTTCCCCGCGATCTGCGATGTGATCCGCAATCTCTCGGGGATGTGGAAGCTCCTCTTCCCCGACAAGTTTGCGATGTACCTCGATGTCCCGCAGGATTTTCACAGGCTACGCGGTGGTCGGTTCTGGCGCCAGGAACTGGAGCAGTTGGCGTCGCAACTGACCGCCTGTGGCGCTCGCCCCTATGACCCGGATGCCCTGCGGGAAAGCCTCGCGCTCTACAACACCAATCGCCGACTGGTGCAAGCTCTCTACGACCTGCGTATCAGGGAGCCATGGCGAGTGCCTACCAGCGAGTTGTATCCACTGCTGCGCGCAGGCATGGTCCTGCCAGTTGAAACTTTTACCTCGTGGCTTGAAGAGTTTTATCAGCTTCTGCTGGCCGATGACACCTGCCGTCCGATGGATCAGGCACGGGTGCTGCTCACGGGATCCTTCTGCGAGCAGCCACCCCTGGGGCTCATCCGGACTCTCGAGAGGGCGGGGTGCTACATCGTGGATGACGACTTCGCGATCATCCATCGCTGGCTGCAGCATGACATCCCCCTGGAGGGAGATCCGCTGGAGAATCTGGCGAATGCGTTTCTCGAGGATGCGATGGCCAGTCCGACACGCTACATCGACGAAGCGGTGAAGGGTGCCGAATTGGTGCAGCGGGTCCAGGCGAGTCGTGCGGAGGGGGTCCTCTTCTGTGCGCCCAGCTTTTGTGATCCGGCTCTGCTTGATCAGCCAATGACAGTCGCCGCGATTGAAGCAGCCGGCATCCCCTGGACCGCGTTTAAGTACAGCGAAAACACCGGGCAGTTTCAGGTGATCCGGGAGCAGGCCGGCACCTTTGCTGATGCCCTCAAACTCTGGAGCGGACACTGA
- the oah gene encoding 6-oxocyclohex-1-ene-1-carbonyl-CoA hydrolase translates to MTLKDHTLAASPAQSGVLYEERPLTTLDGASHPVLHTVWITLDNPSQLNSYTTDMVKSVILGMRRASADRAAVAVVFTGTGTQAFCTGGNTKEYAEYYAGRPEEYRQYMRLFNDMVSSILMCDKPVICRVNGMRLAGGQEIGMACDFSVAQDLALFGQAGPRHGSAPDGGSTDFLPLFVGIEAAMESCTLCEPWSAHKAMQLGLLTNITPALRVGDTWHPNPLVITDQLLDAYGRPVLGTPKSGEARDAGKSLLQSGTLDLTLLDEAVEQLIWKLANTMPGCLSKTIESVRKHKLEHWDRNKESNRAWLALNMMTEGRAGFRAFNEGTKACREADFLLIRQRIAEGVGWNDALTAEALAKVHASANGQLQSSWNEASGQ, encoded by the coding sequence ATGACTCTCAAAGATCACACGCTGGCAGCGTCGCCAGCGCAGTCGGGTGTGCTGTACGAAGAACGTCCGCTCACCACACTGGATGGAGCCTCCCATCCGGTGCTGCATACAGTGTGGATCACGCTGGACAACCCCAGCCAGCTCAACAGCTACACCACCGATATGGTGAAGAGCGTTATTCTCGGGATGCGACGCGCCTCCGCCGACCGGGCCGCGGTAGCCGTCGTTTTTACGGGGACTGGCACGCAGGCGTTTTGCACCGGGGGCAACACCAAGGAGTACGCGGAGTACTACGCCGGTCGCCCTGAGGAGTACCGCCAGTACATGCGGCTCTTCAACGACATGGTGAGCAGCATCCTGATGTGCGACAAGCCCGTCATTTGTCGTGTCAACGGGATGCGGCTGGCGGGAGGGCAGGAAATTGGGATGGCCTGTGATTTTTCGGTCGCCCAGGACCTGGCCCTCTTTGGGCAGGCGGGGCCGCGTCATGGTTCAGCCCCGGACGGCGGGTCCACCGACTTTCTTCCGCTCTTTGTCGGCATTGAGGCCGCAATGGAAAGCTGTACGCTCTGCGAGCCCTGGAGCGCCCACAAAGCCATGCAGCTGGGGTTACTGACCAACATCACCCCAGCCCTCCGTGTGGGCGACACCTGGCATCCCAATCCCCTGGTCATCACCGATCAACTGCTCGATGCCTATGGGCGTCCGGTCCTCGGTACCCCCAAGTCTGGCGAGGCCCGGGATGCCGGAAAGTCGCTTTTGCAGTCAGGAACCCTCGATCTGACCCTCCTCGATGAAGCCGTGGAGCAGCTCATCTGGAAGCTCGCCAACACGATGCCCGGCTGCCTGAGCAAAACGATCGAGAGTGTCAGAAAGCACAAGCTGGAGCACTGGGACCGCAACAAAGAAAGCAATCGCGCCTGGCTCGCGCTAAACATGATGACTGAAGGGCGCGCTGGTTTCCGGGCCTTCAATGAGGGCACCAAGGCCTGTCGGGAAGCTGACTTTCTCCTGATCCGTCAGCGCATCGCGGAAGGGGTAGGCTGGAACGATGCGCTGACCGCGGAAGCCCTGGCGAAGGTTCACGCTTCTGCCAATGGGCAGCTGCAGTCCTCCTGGAACGAGGCCAGCGGCCAATGA
- the bcrD gene encoding Benzoyl-CoA reductase subunit D: protein MTLSEQPVISVGFDVGTSTVKLAVIRETGPGEITLLHQATERTRRRNPSEVAAGLFDVGLESLGLKAADLAYVATTGEGEVVEFRTGHFYGMTTHARGGLFLEPEACAIIDIGALHTRAVLMDSQAKVLGYRMTSQCASGSGQFLENISRYLGVTIDEIGPLSLTADKPEVSSSICAVLAETDVINLVSQGISIPSILKGIHLSMAQRYVRLLTSARAQGVVLVTGGLAYDVGLMATLREAAAEQQAPLEFRTHPQSILAGAIGAAIWGAYRARKLALEPTGVAA from the coding sequence ATGACTCTGAGCGAACAGCCGGTGATCAGCGTCGGCTTCGATGTGGGGACTTCGACTGTCAAACTCGCAGTCATCCGTGAAACGGGTCCGGGTGAAATCACCCTGCTGCATCAGGCGACCGAGCGCACTCGACGTCGCAATCCATCGGAGGTCGCCGCCGGACTCTTCGATGTCGGACTCGAGAGCCTGGGCCTGAAAGCTGCAGATCTGGCGTATGTCGCGACCACGGGTGAAGGCGAAGTCGTGGAGTTCCGCACCGGGCATTTTTATGGCATGACCACCCACGCCCGCGGCGGGCTCTTCCTCGAACCGGAAGCCTGCGCCATCATCGATATCGGCGCACTCCATACCCGGGCAGTGCTGATGGACTCGCAGGCGAAAGTCCTGGGGTATCGCATGACCAGCCAGTGCGCCTCCGGGAGTGGCCAGTTCCTGGAAAACATCAGCCGGTACCTCGGTGTCACCATTGATGAGATCGGTCCCCTCTCATTGACAGCCGACAAGCCCGAAGTCTCCAGTTCGATTTGTGCCGTCCTGGCGGAGACTGATGTGATCAACCTGGTCTCACAGGGCATCAGCATTCCTAGCATCCTCAAGGGGATTCACTTGTCAATGGCCCAGCGTTACGTCCGGCTCCTGACCAGCGCCCGGGCACAGGGTGTCGTGCTGGTCACCGGTGGACTCGCCTACGATGTCGGGCTCATGGCCACCTTGCGGGAAGCGGCCGCCGAGCAGCAGGCACCGCTGGAGTTCCGGACTCACCCGCAATCCATCCTGGCGGGCGCGATCGGGGCTGCGATCTGGGGTGCCTACCGGGCCCGCAAACTCGCACTGGAACCAACCGGAGTCGCGGCATGA
- the had gene encoding 6-hydroxycyclohex-1-ene-1-carbonyl-CoA dehydrogenase codes for MLDEERLCGLLMQRLQRRLNMQVLSYQVVTPSAPMVWTPREETPGPREVLVAVEGCGVCHTDLGFFYDGVPTRHPFPLTLGHEVSGRVVATGPGAEVWLNEAVIVPAVIPCGTCPACRAGRGTVCPQQVFPGSDLHGGFGTHLRVPAHGLCPVPDLNDPLTNPAGLTLADLSVIADAVSTPYQAIVRSELQPGDLAIFIGAGGIGGFGVQLAAAMGAHVIAIDVNERRLSLMAEHGATLGLRADALDFKALRQAVQHQASLLEVPSWRTVIFETSGTAKGQELAFGLLGHGSTLMVVGFTSDKVQVRLSNLMAFDARAMGNWGCLPEHYPAVLQLVLSGAVQLRPFVEHHPLSAINDIFPALHERRITRRVILQPAGGTA; via the coding sequence ATGCTGGATGAGGAGCGGCTTTGCGGGCTCCTGATGCAGCGACTCCAGAGGCGGCTCAACATGCAGGTCTTGTCCTACCAGGTGGTGACTCCATCCGCCCCGATGGTCTGGACACCTCGTGAGGAAACCCCGGGTCCCCGTGAGGTCCTGGTGGCCGTGGAAGGATGTGGGGTTTGCCACACTGATCTGGGATTCTTCTATGACGGGGTCCCGACCCGGCACCCCTTTCCGTTGACGCTGGGCCATGAGGTGAGCGGTCGCGTCGTGGCGACCGGCCCTGGCGCGGAAGTCTGGCTGAATGAGGCGGTCATCGTGCCAGCCGTAATTCCCTGCGGGACCTGTCCGGCCTGTCGGGCAGGACGCGGCACGGTCTGCCCGCAGCAGGTCTTCCCCGGCAGCGACCTCCATGGCGGATTCGGGACCCATCTGCGCGTCCCGGCACATGGCCTTTGCCCGGTCCCTGATCTGAATGATCCCCTGACGAATCCTGCCGGACTGACGTTGGCAGATCTCTCAGTCATAGCTGATGCTGTCTCCACGCCCTATCAGGCCATTGTCCGAAGCGAACTGCAGCCCGGCGACCTGGCGATCTTCATCGGCGCTGGTGGCATTGGAGGGTTCGGGGTCCAGTTGGCAGCTGCGATGGGCGCACATGTGATTGCCATCGATGTGAATGAGCGGCGGCTGTCGCTGATGGCGGAGCATGGCGCTACTCTGGGACTGCGGGCAGATGCACTCGACTTCAAGGCGTTGCGGCAGGCTGTCCAGCATCAGGCCTCACTGCTTGAGGTGCCGTCCTGGCGGACCGTCATCTTCGAAACCTCCGGGACCGCAAAGGGCCAGGAACTGGCATTCGGGCTCCTGGGACATGGCAGTACGTTGATGGTGGTTGGGTTTACCAGCGACAAGGTGCAGGTGCGCCTCTCGAATCTCATGGCTTTTGATGCCCGGGCGATGGGGAACTGGGGCTGCCTTCCGGAGCACTACCCCGCCGTGCTGCAGCTCGTCCTCTCCGGAGCCGTGCAACTCCGGCCGTTTGTGGAGCATCACCCGCTGAGCGCGATCAACGACATTTTTCCCGCCCTGCATGAACGACGCATTACCCGCCGCGTGATTCTTCAGCCTGCCGGAGGTACCGCATGA